In one Nitrososphaera viennensis EN76 genomic region, the following are encoded:
- a CDS encoding P-loop NTPase family protein: MHVQAAADVQEIFWVSYTVLEVNQGDNLEDVLQKFATIINVQLTLQEDQKFPFVPFNGFENAKKSSKVFLYGPSGCGKSKAIFEIIRERIARIKRIYIINPRQTLGGESGRTALSNLLNKVGPEDAVVWDNFPDDLVKRDIKSATRVLELVSSRDLNNLLVALKPRYLEIYREITDAVPEFHSAEISYDKGRFKKIIQEYGAQISQFHRLYEGNIASRIEGVSRALWRKEPIPITILDYYRELSGKEEQGDNKNSVNAVAEAEKLLRAGDYYESQFAFIARADERREDAEFLYTLKLCYEAGLGRTFGRIEKLQKGIFGSLPPRDPLRRLGTWVYLSGQDYAMHDARKDAIKFNDHVMLKIVNYLVGNFRDVLPAENNQIYSFGMFLGKHVQFVPRDTSQPFLPASVYGFMKENRYFTMGFGQGAGSIFLSLDEPLQQGILRRVEVDIEFTRGLCENLGSNFSLFDSENQGKILGMTTSGLPFARYLGESLGTHFFSLPLKLREEISRRARKNVQFSDGLGMGMGYIMPLLDENLRQDAFKKAENDSEFTRGLGYGLGRNFPSIPADFKARIFELVEKDREFAKGLGYGIGFQFESFTPEFKARLFELAEKNSEFSYGLGIFFGFAFSYLSKQMQDQMLGVAERHSEFAYGMGMGIGYLFVYLTPELQGEILQKAGKNAKLTYGIGSGFAFSFKNSPPEVQDDILARIEKNSELTYGLGYGLGYVFPYLSGEQRERSFQKAGTNPQFAKGFGMGIGRIFAYLDRFHDEIFDRARANPHFAKGLGSGLGYVFTYFPPGLREKITARAEANPELTYGLGTGLGFTFSYFKKEDQDLFFEKIIHDAYFARGLGTGLGYAFAYLQPDTQKHAFARSHENVQFAIGMGEGLSRIYSYLDEKTQNEILKKAVAGSGLARGLGRGFGSVFPYLDAGMLGTAGRHAETDGQFARGLGEGLGTIFPYLSPDTQARAFERAKNSAQFNIGLGTGLGYIFAHLTGDIQTLISAKARNDASLARGLGTGLGYIFSYLGGTLQKDFLDRAKQDPSFSHGLGSGISYGLAYCPDDLKKEVVRYSKSDPHFATGLGTGLGYIFPYLPGPLRQELLGLAEQHPSFATGLGTGLGYHLPSFTEQLKEEIIGWIDKDSNFATGLGTGLGRSFQHLDGITQRGILDWIDKDSNFATGLGTGLGRNLPSLAEQLKEEIIGWIDRNNSFATGLGKGLADSFQYLDGELQRRIALLAQKNRAFASSHQFKIS, translated from the coding sequence ATGCACGTGCAAGCTGCTGCCGACGTACAGGAGATATTCTGGGTCTCGTATACCGTGCTGGAAGTCAACCAAGGCGACAACCTAGAAGACGTCCTGCAGAAATTTGCGACCATAATCAACGTGCAGCTGACCCTGCAGGAAGACCAGAAATTCCCCTTCGTCCCGTTCAATGGCTTTGAAAACGCCAAGAAATCAAGCAAGGTGTTCCTGTACGGGCCAAGCGGGTGCGGCAAGTCAAAAGCCATCTTTGAAATCATCCGGGAAAGAATAGCCCGGATAAAGCGCATCTACATCATAAACCCGAGGCAAACACTCGGGGGCGAATCGGGGAGAACAGCCCTCTCTAACCTGCTCAACAAGGTCGGGCCGGAAGACGCGGTGGTCTGGGACAACTTTCCTGACGACCTTGTAAAAAGGGATATCAAGAGCGCGACAAGGGTGCTGGAGCTTGTCAGCTCAAGGGACCTGAACAACCTCCTGGTTGCGCTAAAGCCAAGGTACCTGGAGATCTACCGCGAGATCACCGACGCCGTCCCGGAATTCCACAGCGCCGAGATATCCTACGACAAGGGCCGCTTCAAGAAAATCATTCAAGAGTATGGCGCGCAGATATCGCAGTTTCACCGGCTATACGAGGGCAACATAGCAAGCCGTATAGAGGGCGTCTCCCGGGCGCTCTGGAGAAAAGAGCCGATACCGATAACCATACTTGATTATTACCGCGAGCTTTCCGGGAAAGAAGAACAAGGCGACAATAAAAATTCCGTTAACGCGGTTGCAGAAGCAGAGAAACTCTTGCGCGCCGGCGACTATTACGAGAGCCAGTTTGCCTTCATCGCCCGTGCAGACGAGCGCCGGGAAGACGCCGAGTTCCTCTACACTCTGAAGCTGTGTTATGAGGCGGGCCTTGGCAGGACGTTTGGCCGCATAGAAAAGTTGCAAAAGGGGATATTTGGCAGCCTGCCGCCGAGGGACCCCCTGCGCAGGCTGGGCACGTGGGTCTACCTCTCCGGCCAGGACTATGCGATGCACGACGCCCGGAAGGACGCGATAAAATTCAACGACCACGTGATGCTGAAAATCGTAAACTACCTTGTGGGCAATTTCCGGGATGTCCTTCCTGCAGAAAACAACCAGATCTATTCATTTGGGATGTTCCTGGGCAAGCACGTCCAGTTCGTACCGCGGGACACGTCGCAGCCTTTCCTTCCTGCCAGCGTTTACGGCTTTATGAAAGAGAATCGATATTTTACGATGGGGTTTGGCCAGGGCGCCGGCTCGATCTTCCTTTCGCTGGACGAACCGCTCCAGCAAGGCATACTGCGGAGGGTGGAAGTGGACATCGAGTTCACGCGGGGTCTGTGCGAAAACCTGGGATCAAACTTTTCTCTGTTCGATTCGGAAAACCAGGGAAAAATCCTGGGCATGACAACAAGCGGCCTGCCGTTTGCAAGGTACCTTGGAGAAAGCCTTGGAACCCATTTTTTCTCCCTGCCCCTGAAGCTCAGGGAAGAAATTTCCAGGAGGGCCAGAAAGAACGTGCAGTTTTCAGACGGCCTGGGGATGGGCATGGGGTACATCATGCCTCTTCTGGATGAAAACTTGCGGCAGGATGCGTTCAAAAAGGCAGAAAATGACAGCGAGTTTACAAGAGGGCTCGGCTACGGCCTGGGCCGCAATTTTCCTTCAATTCCTGCAGACTTTAAAGCCAGGATCTTTGAACTTGTCGAAAAGGACCGGGAGTTTGCAAAGGGCCTTGGCTACGGCATAGGGTTTCAATTCGAATCATTCACTCCGGAATTCAAAGCCCGGCTGTTTGAGCTTGCAGAAAAAAACAGCGAATTTTCCTACGGCCTGGGCATCTTTTTTGGCTTTGCATTCTCGTACCTCTCAAAACAGATGCAGGATCAAATGCTCGGGGTGGCAGAGAGGCACAGCGAGTTTGCTTACGGCATGGGCATGGGAATAGGATACCTTTTCGTATACCTGACTCCGGAGCTGCAAGGCGAGATTCTTCAAAAGGCAGGCAAGAACGCCAAGCTGACCTATGGGATAGGATCGGGCTTTGCTTTTTCATTCAAGAATTCGCCCCCGGAAGTCCAGGACGATATCCTTGCGCGGATTGAAAAGAACAGCGAGCTAACGTACGGCCTTGGCTACGGCCTTGGATATGTGTTTCCCTACCTGTCAGGCGAGCAGCGGGAACGCAGTTTCCAAAAAGCCGGTACGAACCCGCAGTTTGCAAAGGGATTTGGCATGGGCATAGGGCGAATTTTTGCGTACCTCGACAGGTTCCATGATGAAATCTTTGACAGGGCCCGGGCGAACCCGCATTTTGCAAAGGGTCTGGGGTCTGGCCTCGGGTACGTTTTCACTTATTTTCCGCCAGGCCTGCGCGAAAAAATCACTGCAAGGGCGGAGGCCAATCCAGAACTGACGTACGGCCTTGGCACCGGCTTGGGCTTTACTTTCTCTTATTTCAAAAAAGAGGATCAGGACCTTTTCTTTGAAAAGATAATACATGATGCCTATTTCGCCCGGGGCCTTGGCACCGGCCTGGGCTACGCCTTTGCCTATCTCCAGCCGGACACCCAGAAACACGCATTTGCCCGGAGCCATGAGAACGTGCAATTTGCGATTGGGATGGGCGAAGGCCTTTCCAGAATCTACTCCTATCTTGATGAAAAGACCCAGAATGAAATTCTCAAAAAGGCCGTTGCAGGAAGCGGCCTCGCAAGAGGCCTGGGCCGCGGTTTTGGCTCTGTATTTCCGTATCTTGATGCCGGCATGCTTGGAACCGCTGGCCGGCATGCAGAGACGGACGGGCAGTTTGCAAGAGGCCTGGGCGAGGGCCTCGGCACCATCTTTCCTTACCTGTCACCTGACACCCAAGCCCGCGCCTTTGAAAGGGCAAAAAATAGCGCCCAGTTTAACATAGGCCTTGGCACCGGCCTGGGCTACATCTTTGCCCATCTGACGGGTGACATCCAGACACTCATCTCTGCAAAAGCCCGGAACGACGCATCCCTTGCCCGGGGCCTCGGCACCGGCCTGGGCTACATCTTTTCCTATCTTGGCGGCACGCTCCAGAAAGATTTTCTCGACAGGGCAAAACAAGATCCGTCCTTTTCCCATGGCCTGGGCTCCGGCATAAGCTACGGGCTTGCTTACTGTCCAGATGACTTGAAGAAAGAGGTTGTCAGATATTCAAAGAGCGACCCGCATTTTGCCACCGGCCTCGGCACCGGCCTCGGCTACATCTTTCCATATCTTCCGGGGCCACTGCGCCAGGAATTGCTCGGCCTGGCAGAACAGCATCCAAGCTTTGCCACCGGCCTCGGCACCGGCCTCGGCTACCACCTCCCGTCATTTACCGAGCAGCTGAAGGAGGAGATCATTGGCTGGATAGACAAGGACAGCAACTTTGCCACCGGCCTCGGCACCGGCCTCGGCCGCTCATTCCAGCACCTCGACGGGATAACGCAGCGGGGAATCCTCGACTGGATAGACAAGGACAGCAACTTTGCCACCGGCCTCGGCACCGGCCTCGGCCGCAACCTGCCTTCGCTTGCCGAGCAGCTGAAGGAGGAGATCATTGGTTGGATAGACAGGAACAACAGTTTTGCAACCGGCCTGGGGAAGGGGCTGGCCGACAGCTTTCAATACCTCGACGGCGAGCTGCAGCGCAGAATCGCGCTCTTGGCCCAAAAGAACCGCGCTTTTGCATCGTCCCACCAGTTCAAGATTAGCTAA
- a CDS encoding adenylate/guanylate cyclase domain-containing protein: protein MSSTIEDGGGDDDDYGGEEGLDDFPIVGSAQEILDDKPSASSSSFDFPAEEEVSFSGKSENYCVCFIDMVNSTVVTSGLASAKLVRYYSIFLNATAAIAKNFGAKVIKNAGDCLIYYFPATSDPASNAAFSDVLECCTAMIDANKVINARLNTEGLPPLGYRISADYGKVEVARSATSNSDDLFGSTMNLCAKINSKAPKNGVVVGADLYRVIQSIPAVAELYNFEQVCSYLVGPEQQQYPVFSVARRQKRNIVNPFKVMPARS, encoded by the coding sequence ATGAGTTCGACAATTGAGGACGGCGGCGGTGACGATGATGATTATGGTGGAGAAGAAGGACTTGACGACTTTCCGATAGTGGGCTCTGCGCAGGAGATCCTGGACGACAAGCCATCAGCTTCATCATCTTCTTTTGACTTTCCCGCGGAGGAAGAAGTGTCCTTCTCTGGCAAGAGCGAGAACTATTGCGTGTGCTTCATAGACATGGTGAACTCGACCGTCGTCACGTCAGGGCTGGCCTCTGCCAAGCTCGTCAGGTACTACTCTATCTTCCTAAACGCCACGGCGGCAATCGCCAAGAACTTTGGCGCAAAGGTGATAAAAAACGCCGGCGACTGCCTGATATACTATTTTCCTGCCACGTCCGACCCCGCAAGCAATGCTGCATTCTCTGACGTGCTTGAATGCTGCACGGCCATGATAGACGCCAACAAGGTCATCAACGCCAGGCTCAATACAGAGGGCCTCCCGCCGCTCGGCTATCGGATAAGTGCCGATTATGGAAAGGTGGAAGTGGCCCGGTCGGCAACTTCCAACAGCGACGACCTGTTCGGGTCGACGATGAACCTGTGCGCCAAGATAAACTCAAAGGCCCCAAAGAACGGGGTGGTGGTAGGGGCAGACCTGTACAGGGTGATCCAGTCCATCCCCGCGGTCGCCGAGCTGTACAATTTTGAGCAGGTCTGCTCGTATCTGGTCGGCCCGGAGCAGCAACAATACCCCGTGTTTTCCGTCGCAAGGCGGCAAAAAAGGAACATCGTCAACCCCTTCAAGGTAATGCCTGCAAGAAGCTAA
- a CDS encoding NUDIX hydrolase, translating into MPVKVIASRRVYRGAISLRKDRFSINGGRVVEKEIVEHQPSVGIIAVTGDDSILLVRQYRRAPDKTLLEIPAGKIEKGETPRQAAVREMDEEIGYAAGKLEPFLKWYLAPGYDTELMHLFVATNLKKIKKRRAMDDDEDIVTKKVRLAAAVKKCLNGEIEDAKTIAAIMAYASSSSSKPL; encoded by the coding sequence TTGCCGGTCAAAGTTATTGCAAGCAGGCGCGTCTACAGGGGCGCCATCTCGCTCCGCAAGGACAGGTTCTCGATAAACGGCGGGAGGGTGGTCGAAAAAGAGATAGTCGAGCACCAGCCGTCTGTCGGCATCATCGCTGTAACAGGCGACGATAGCATCCTCCTCGTGAGGCAGTACCGGCGTGCCCCGGACAAGACGCTGCTAGAGATCCCTGCCGGCAAGATAGAGAAGGGCGAGACGCCGAGGCAGGCGGCTGTTCGCGAGATGGACGAGGAGATCGGATACGCCGCCGGCAAACTGGAGCCCTTTCTCAAATGGTACCTTGCGCCCGGCTATGACACCGAGCTCATGCACCTGTTTGTCGCCACAAACCTGAAGAAAATAAAGAAAAGGCGCGCGATGGACGACGACGAAGATATAGTCACGAAAAAGGTCAGGCTTGCCGCCGCCGTGAAAAAGTGCCTCAACGGCGAGATAGAGGACGCCAAGACCATAGCCGC